CCGCGGCCCACAGTCGTTTCGCCTCGGCGATCGTACCCTCGGTGTCACGGGCGAGATGGGGCGATACCTCGAGGCTCACGAACCCGTCAGACTGTTCACTCGAGTCCCACACCGCTCGCAAAAGGTCTGCCGCTCCGCGGATATCCTCGATCGCGAGAGTCTCATAAAGAGCGATGGTTTCCATCTCCGGGTTGTTGGCGAGCAAGCCTGCCACCGCTTCGTCGTACGCCCCACCGCCCTCGATCGCCTTCTGGAAGATCGAGGGGTTCGAAGTGACGCCCCGAACTCCGTCCTCCGCTACCAATGTTGCCAGCCCGCCACCGGTCAGGAGGTCGCGCTCGATGAAATCCAGCCACACCGCCTGCTGGTGCTCATCCCACAATCTCTTCAATTTATTCATGCCGTCTCCGTGATCTCGTTCCGTTCAGATCGAGAAAGCGTCAGCTTCCTCCTCCCAACAACTGTATCGCCTCCCCCACGAGCGCTTCGGCTGACAATCCGAGCTTCTCGGCCACCTCGGCCCCGGGCGCCGAGGCGCCGAAGCGGTCAATCCCGATGACCGACCCGCTGTCGCCGACGACGTCCCGCCACCCGAGCGTCACGCCCGCCTCCACCGCCAATCGCGGGATACCTGGCGGCAGGACTTCCCGCCGGTATGCCTCGGACTGCTCGGCGAAAAGCTCCCATGAGGGCAACGAGACAACACGCGTCCCGATGCCACGATCCGCGAGCTGGCGCGCAGCATCGACGGCCAGGCTCACCTCGCCGCCTGTCGCGATCAGCACGATGGCCGGAGGTTGGTCCACCGCATCGACAATCGTGTACGCCCCTCGCGCCACGCCCTCACGCCCATGTTGACGGGCACCCTCGAGTGTCGGCAGGCCTTGGCGGCTCAAAAGGAGCGCGGTCGGGCCGTGGGTCCGTTCGAGCGCCACCTTCCAGGCCGCTGCCGTTTCGTTGGCGTCTGCAGGACGCAACACGACGAGGTCAGGAATTGTGCGAAGCGCCATCGCGTGCTCGACCGGTTGGTGTGTCGGGCCATCCTCCCCCACCCACACCGAGTCATGTGTGAACACGTAAATCACGGGTTGCTCCATGAGTGCTGCGAGGCGGATGGCGGGACGCAGATAGTCGGAGAAGACGAGAAATGTCCCGCCATAGGGGCGCACACCTGCGTGCAGGGCAAGACCGTTGAGGATCGCGCCCATCGCGTGCTCGCGAATTCCAAATCGCAGATTGCGGTTGGCGAGCGCATCGGCCTGGAGTACCCCGCTCGAGGAGATGAAGGTCTTGTTCGAAGGCGCGAGATCGGCGGACCCGCCGATGAGTTCGGGCAGTTTTTCGGCGATTGCATTCAGTACGGTTCCCGAGGCCGAGCGGGTGGCGACCTTGGCACCTTCATCGAAGGTTGGCAGCGCATCGGACCACGATCCCGGCAGTCGCCGGTCCAGCCGTCTCTCCCACTCAGCGGCCAACTCCGGTTCCGATGCCATCCAGTCTGACAACCTCTCCTCCCAGTCGCTCCGCCGTTCCTTCCCCCGTTGACCGACCTGCCGGCAATGCTCGCGAACTTCCGGTGGCACGAAAAAGCGTTCCTCATGTGGCCACCCGTATGCGGCCTTGGTAGCACGGACCTCATCCGCCCCGAGCGGCGCACCGTGAGCTCCGGCCGTGTCCTGCTTGGTCGGCGCGCCGTACGCGATGTGAGTTCGCACCCT
This genomic stretch from Acidobacteriota bacterium harbors:
- the tkt gene encoding transketolase → MSHHFDEVDQLAVTTIRTLAIDAVEEANSGHPGAPMGLAPVAFVLFSKFLKHDPADPQWPDRDRFVLSCGHASMLLYSVLHLMGYDLDLEDIKNFRQWQSKTPGHPEIGVVPGAEMTTGPLGQGVATSVGMALAEAHLAATFNRPGHAVVDHRTWVVCSDGDLMEGVSAEAASLAGHLRLDKLVWIWDDNRITIEGKTDITLSDDIPARFRSHGWRVLEVQDANDFEALAEAFETAKSGGGKPTLIRVRTHIAYGAPTKQDTAGAHGAPLGADEVRATKAAYGWPHEERFFVPPEVREHCRQVGQRGKERRSDWEERLSDWMASEPELAAEWERRLDRRLPGSWSDALPTFDEGAKVATRSASGTVLNAIAEKLPELIGGSADLAPSNKTFISSSGVLQADALANRNLRFGIREHAMGAILNGLALHAGVRPYGGTFLVFSDYLRPAIRLAALMEQPVIYVFTHDSVWVGEDGPTHQPVEHAMALRTIPDLVVLRPADANETAAAWKVALERTHGPTALLLSRQGLPTLEGARQHGREGVARGAYTIVDAVDQPPAIVLIATGGEVSLAVDAARQLADRGIGTRVVSLPSWELFAEQSEAYRREVLPPGIPRLAVEAGVTLGWRDVVGDSGSVIGIDRFGASAPGAEVAEKLGLSAEALVGEAIQLLGGGS